Genomic window (Aethina tumida isolate Nest 87 chromosome 4, icAetTumi1.1, whole genome shotgun sequence):
GGTTGCATTATAGTCTGGAATTCAACGTACCCAGCTTCAGTCAAATACTCAACAGACATGAAGTCATTTGCCTGGAAGTACACACAGTTCTCCCAGTTCAATGAAACTGACACTTTACTCTTAGTATCTGGTGTACATTTTGGCACACCCCACAGCACTTCAGGAGAAATTGCTGTGTTCAGTTTGCAGGATGGTTTCCAACTTCAGTGCAGAGTGGTCAACAAACCGTATGATATTTTTGGCACCTGGTACAGTGATCAGTATTTACTATCTGGAGATCTACACTGGTTGGCCCATTTGGTCAGCTCGTCATACTTATGGCTGAACAAAGCATCACAAGAAGCAGATTCTGAACTTGTACCCATCACACATAGTTTATATAGGTTTTACAACAGAAATGCTAGCTCAATTAGGTCCATAATGATTGCCAATTGTCTGCCCAATTCTGAAAATGTCACAAAGGAGGAGACTGAGAGGGAAAGTGTGAGGAACATGAACCAGGCTGCGATTTTTGAGCACGGGAATCCCGTCAGTCATAGAGAGTTTAACATGACATGCACAAGTAGTATGAGAGGTAGGCTGCATATCTTCATAAAACTGTTGTATTCTATTTTGTTATGTTCATTTAAGGCCCTGTGGATACAATTGCCAATCCCATTTGGTACAATTCAGAGTACAGAAAAGTGGAAACAGAATTAAATGAGAATATGACTGAACAAGAGAATGATAATGATATAGACATGGAAAATACTAAAGATGAAAAAGAGGAGTATGATGAAGAGGAAGATGATGCCTCAGATACTTCAACAGAGGACAcagataatattgttaaaaatgataaatatttgatttttacaacaggatttaaaacatatactCCTCATCAAATAGGTAAGTTACTATACAGAGTTATAGAAAcagttatttacttataaatatcCTATTTAAGGTATAAAGAGGATTAAACCGTTCGAATTTCCGAAAAGGATGGACTTAGGACCATCCTTAAAAGAGAGAATTTTGTTGCAAGAACAGAGAAAAGAACAATTAAAGTCTGGGTCTCCACCTCCAGACCCAAACTGGCTAAACTTTGATGAAGTAGCTGATAAATTCGACAAAGTTGaccatttaattgatttacacGGACATATAGTGGGAATGGGCTTGAGTCCAGATCACAGGTGTGCATAAAACTCTCCCTGTTaaacaatcaaataaataaaacctatttttacAGATACTTATATGTCAACAGTAGGTCTTGGCCTGTAGGATATCAAATTTCCAACCCTCTGGATCCTCCCCCAATTGCACAGGAGATTGACATTCACGTAATTGATTTGGTCACCTTAAAGCAAGTGGGAACGATGTTGAGAGCACACAAAGCCTACACGCCCAACAATGAATGTTTCTTCATCTTTTTAGACGTCTGCAACGAATATGTCGCTAGGTAAAACCTAAATCACCTCATTGAACCaaccatttatataaaattttatagtggtGCTGAAGACAAACATGGGTACATGTGGGACCGACACTATGGCGTCTGCCTGGCAAAGTACCCCCACTCAGACGTGGTAAACTCCGTAGCCTTCAACCCTAAGGACCCGGAAATGCTCGTTACCACCTCCGACGACAACAACATCAAAGTCTGGCGCTCCAGGTCCAAAGTCAAGGAGTTAGGATTGGACGTGGCGCAGTTCTCACAAGGAATCGAATTAAGGAAAGGCAGGAACTCGAATCAGAAACTCAAATTCAGCGTTAAGTGTTGGGATCAGTACACGTTGTTATGACACCCGCACAATAACGGACCATACGCATTTTGTGTGTGAACCATCAGTGTCTTTTTCTGCACTGTCTTTTTGCTATAAACTGGTTTTATTATGTGAGTTTTAAGGATATAGTTGTTTAAGTCCTTATATTGGTCTtacttatacaattttatttatgaatagtaAATATATAGGTAATCCAGATCAGTAATTTGAAGTGTGATGATTGtaggtaattaaattaaaaaaaaagttccgATTGGCGGTTTTCTAGTGTTCTTTCGCTATATGAATTTTTGTGTGAAATCTATGTTTAGTCGAGTCATTTCAGCGTAATTGTCTGGGCTTTATTTGATAGTATAAATCCTGTTAAACAGTTGTGATAATATTGCAATAGTTTCTGACTgtaatgatattaaattttaacttattgaagtgatttttaatatactaacATAAgttaatgtttcaaaataaatttgtgacaaaattgaaaggaaaaaaaaaataaaattttgttatttgattaattttgaaaacgaATTTCAGGAGTTATATCTGTGATTTGCttcgttttataataatgtcttGTTAGCATGCAGtcaactaattataaaatctgtgTAAAACCGTCCATAATTCGGATTGT
Coding sequences:
- the LOC109600714 gene encoding F-box/WD repeat-containing protein 5; translation: MEIDDQSVWCYLPYPGLINIFQYLNYKDLISASAVCQNWFEASRNDMLWKELFYKNFLVDRSVTNVQGKTWYQEFKRLCYNIPVVQTETLDNHGNQVLHVSFSHNGKYFATCSKDGCIIVWNSTYPASVKYSTDMKSFAWKYTQFSQFNETDTLLLVSGVHFGTPHSTSGEIAVFSLQDGFQLQCRVVNKPYDIFGTWYSDQYLLSGDLHWLAHLVSSSYLWLNKASQEADSELVPITHSLYRFYNRNASSIRSIMIANCLPNSENVTKEETERESVRNMNQAAIFEHGNPVSHREFNMTCTSSMRGPVDTIANPIWYNSEYRKVETELNENMTEQENDNDIDMENTKDEKEEYDEEEDDASDTSTEDTDNIVKNDKYLIFTTGFKTYTPHQIGIKRIKPFEFPKRMDLGPSLKERILLQEQRKEQLKSGSPPPDPNWLNFDEVADKFDKVDHLIDLHGHIVGMGLSPDHRYLYVNSRSWPVGYQISNPLDPPPIAQEIDIHVIDLVTLKQVGTMLRAHKAYTPNNECFFIFLDVCNEYVASGAEDKHGYMWDRHYGVCLAKYPHSDVVNSVAFNPKDPEMLVTTSDDNNIKVWRSRSKVKELGLDVAQFSQGIELRKGRNSNQKLKFSVKCWDQYTLL